The following are encoded together in the Ictalurus punctatus breed USDA103 chromosome 1, Coco_2.0, whole genome shotgun sequence genome:
- the LOC108270015 gene encoding uncharacterized protein LOC108270015 isoform X2, protein MAHQRAHTEKQPFKCPICGDAFSRSSELTSHKKVHYSKQGYTCSDCSKLFKTLTLLKYHQRVHTGERPYVCIHKECGKRFTMPKALQKHLDAHEKEATEGVENLTNATSKTKKKRSKCTSSRKYACSQCNESFKTAKSQLHHIKAKHSQCSTITPSNSAVAAGSPCVTTLTEVVQLPLPHVEAFGQAAQQIGPLGVEQIKRLIEKMGNVQKVNQLVILGIDQLPLQAQSAGMQQPQGLIQPLHFDFTQPTVQQTEHQQAGDKKGHEGTAPTGTEQDTLLESLEVEVAVEQKKSAVHVETSISAACPEKQATVIESDMTGEQVNEVQYEPEITEKDILPPPLEASHQHMLITEEQHIQDAIDVKTSETVNDSSLTYLTDFESRVTSEKELVIKPTDITVQEKTNTDTDPSQKDFEAAGSSIEPETQTEQGNVVNPDMTNTHADPLNQKASEALGSLVESEPQTVQGNPDKPDETIANAESRCQKATEATGSLEEAQPKAEQSNPNLQRSQEIEAQLEQEHLKEILLSEDSILQMNKPSLGNVQCNQERSPLEQAPCSESSVQQCRVEPEDQTLLEEENHYIKKVLPIKKKSSKKRVIRKSQYLEVQDEVAKSTLPITPNQKISTVSKTPKKQEKATKHFGPKQNKKKYSKPKLLHISKNSLYKDQQDIDPGNVPVLSHSEIEKLKQKHKKGKKAEKSSGLMQALNLPCEKKVMKVSEQAHRGKPQKRKFENQRDLVKKGKSTQDTQQDETPVPKKKKSGKISEAASQKKAKSNITVNKVNKKSHKITKQREKDKKVSETPIMDQIKQQALLLLKGHKQPQLKVHKLDAKTTGLDHQLISKCQTKEMYGHETTAPEKEGIQNKSLQTPRQKKKKAKTVGKKSKVDTKQSSHLQTSPINSDFPSGAKQKVVRKRKAPAKIDQEIALSPPYSRLIIGCHDCGKSFSEVSALQEHMASMHSENGALQSIVPCDVSEMPTVSLRPNEIMLTNSVHSSSFEIHVPTDWDVESEMREIGLGDEQRNEHRLSFPALSPSPSFPITITFVEEGKQDDTPNQEPPLGHKKAIGKNSSCHVETNETKVGEQENIDVHSLPPDSLSGPQESMALKEALPSNVSLVMVEDQNYGDSHVSTKLSSLSQSNSHKVSDPQAGEASHNTVSHSPSFIQTQLPTTYNAGSRLTEQSEIKQEADEISIQTVTSRPNTSMTRGKRGRGSKGRGKRQLGKRRSAENKRTEEMVANEEDCQVVFELYSLTGNSEEKNEDVLKDRKAINAAATSMHSVLKESSEDQEVYVLPQPVTASASEMMTSENGSLTQKSGEDEKNSSFSSSLRKGRISIHRQIGMRGQGNLQSDSGLTSAGTSTDVKIEASPSVLTAQDVQANDGDFLQGVQMILVKAEDQPISNDPHIVQEAQHMQINHDACLEKHLDHSTIGISSGSPTVGQSTAKQCIFYPVKEEEGEIVEPQVNIQGTSSSEVLEERTGPWGSPGLEECEVRIGCPQMEVHPNLYSSTEEGNVGTEQQSTEDILEFLSQTSDMEDLVSDPSDPEAETHIMSCYNGIYANGAVQQCEMSSTEQHAKPSKNTGCPEADDKQAGSKEHCEPIDYFIQYFSWNIWKDIATCTGQVSKLPKPVTEKEVAQFVGIHIAMGTLKFPSMKLYWDDFTRVPLIADAMSAAMFSELASNLRLASLKGDGPNWNGQDAHKDQDANNCTEILVSKKDPLWKVQAIVNRVREGCQALKRNGNCGVDQYLLPFQRHPTHSLHHTVMINASGLVMDFSLRVSDCNREKIVEEMVSQEKSDDQGMVFLCKPELSTPSMLEHLLEAGVRSAGKVGGARGQIGDEFVTSDGKLKLFRCHHGFILSAVTKDKSRSTSLVSGFEKAIKAANLNRDLRSLYRTPCTSPSPSAWPQSVLWDLIDLALVNSWLQYKQDQNHLSELLSLMAFRLEVSKALIQSNNIAVQDSSPPPYLPPPIQPGSNASTGRSDVFETPLPDAATRYDGLGHWPEQLSEGEEARCRFGGCEQMSRVRCLKCCVFLCISRNHNCFLKFHSQGTT, encoded by the exons ATGGCACACCAGCGCGCTCACACTGAGAAGCAGCCCTTCAAGTGCCCCATTTGTGGAGATGCCTTCAGCCGATCGTCTGAGCTTACAAGCCATAAGAAGGTACACTATAGCAAGCAGGGTTATACCTGCTCAGACTGCAGCAAGCTCTTCAAAACCCTTACATTGCTTAAGTACCACCAGCGTGTACACACTGGGGAAAGGCCATATGTTTGCATACATAAAGAGTGTGGCAAGAGATTTACCATGCCCAAAGCTCTCCAGAAGCACCTGGATGCACATGAAAAGGAGGCGACAGAAGGTGTAGAAAACTTGACAAACGCCACaagcaaaacaaagaaaaagaggagCAAGT GTACATCCTCTAGGAAATACGCATGCTCACAGTGTAATGAATCTTTCAAGACAGCCAAAtcacagctgcaccacattaAGGCAAAGCACTCACAGTGCTCAACCATTACACCATCCAACAGTGCTGTGGCAGCAGGAAGCCCATGTGTTACGACTCTGACTGAAGTAGTTCAACTACCTCTACCACACGTGGAAGCGTTTGGACAGGCAGCCCAGCAAATAGGCCCACTTGGAGTTGAACAGATTAAAAGACTAATAGAGAAAATGGGAAATGTCCAAAAAGTAAATCAGCTGGTCATTCTTGGAATTGATCAGTTACCTTTGCAGGCACAAAGTGCTGGTATGCAACAGCCACAGGGCCTTATACAACCGTTGCACTTTGATTTCACACAGCCAACAGTTCAACAAACTGAACATCAGCAGGCAGGGGACAAGAAAGGACATGAAGGAACAGCACCAACTGGAACTGAGCAAGATACATTATTAGAATCTTTAGAGGTTGAGGTTGCTGTTGAACAAAAGAAATCTGCGGTCCACGTCGAGACAAGTATTTCTGCAGCATGTCCAGAGAAACAGGCGACAGTTATTGAATCAGACATGACAGGAGAACAGGTAAATGAGGTTCAGTATGAACCTGAAATTACTGAAAAGGACATTTTACCTCCTCCGTTGGAGGCCAGTCATCAGCATATGCTTATAacagaggagcagcacattcaagATGCAATAGATGTCAAAACTTCAGAAACAGTGAACGATTCATCTTTGACTTATTTAACTGATTTTGAAAGTAGAGTAACAAGCGAGAAGGAACTTGTGATCAAGCCAACAGACATCACAGTGCAGGAGAAGACAAACACAGATACAGACCCAAGTCAAAAGGACTTTGAAGCTGCAGGTTCATCAATAGAACCCGAGACCCAAACTGAGCAGGGGAACGTAGTTAACCCTGATATGACCAACACACATGCAGATCCTCTAAATCAAAAGGCTTCCGAGGCACTAGGTTCATTAGTAGAATCTGAGCCACAAACTGTGCAGGGCAATCCAGATAAACCTGATGAGACCATTGCCAATGCAGAGTCCCGATGTCAAAAGGCAACGGAGGCAACAGGTTCATTAGAAGAAGCTCAGCCAAAAGCTGAGCAGAGTAATCCTAACCTTCAGAGGAGTCAAGAGATTGAAGCTCAGTTAGAGCAAGAGCATttaaaggaaattctcttatcgGAGGATTCAATATTACAGATGAATAAACCCTCTCTTGGCAATGTACAATGCAATCAAGAAAGGTCTCCCTTGGAGCAGGCACCCTGTAGTGAGTCCAGTGTACAGCAATGCAGAGTGGAACCAGAAGACCAGACACTTTTGGAAGAAGAAAATCATTACATTAAGAAGGTACTGCCAATAAAGAAGAAAAGTTCTAAAAAGCGGGTGATCCGTAAGTCTCAGTACTTGGAAGTTCAGGATGAAGTTGCAAAAAGTACATTACCCATAACACCTAATCAGAAAATTAGCACTGTATCAaagacaccaaaaaaacaagAGAAGGCAACGAAACATTTTGGACCtaaacaaaataagaaaaaatattcaaaGCCAAAACTGTTACATATATCCAAAAACAGTCTATATAAAGATCAGCAAGACATTGATCCAGGAAATGTGCCTGTTTTGTCGCACAGTGAGATTGAAAAGTtgaaacagaaacataaaaaaggaaagaaagctgAAAAGTCTTCTGGGCTCATGCAGGCCCTTAATCTCCCCtgtgaaaaaaaagtaatgaagGTGTCGGAACAAGCACATCGAGGGAAACCTCAGAAAAGAAAGTTTGAAAACCAGAGAGATTTGGTAAAGAAAGGGAAGTCTACACAGGATACCCAGCAAGATGAAACCCCTGTGCCAAAGAAGAAAAAGTCAGGCAAAATTTCTGAGGCAGCTTCccaaaagaaagcaaagagcAACATCACAGTgaataaagtaaataagaaaAGCCACAAGATCACAAAACAAAGGGAGAAAGATAAAAAAGTATCAGAGACCCCAATCATGGATCAAATAAAGCAACAGGCCTTGCTTTTGCTGAAAGGTCATAAGCAACCACAGCTGAAGGTTCATAAGTTGGATGCTAAGACCACAGGATTAGACCACCAACTAATAAGTAAATGTCAAACCAAAGAAATGTATGGGCATGAGACTACAGCGCCAGAAAAGGAAGGGATACAAAATAAATCGCTGCAAACACCcaggcaaaagaaaaaaaaagcaaaaacagtcGGAAAGAAATCCAAAGTAGATACAAAGCAATCTTCTCATTTGCAAACATCTCCTATTAACAGTGACTTCCCTTCTGGTGCAAAACAAAAAGTTGTGAGGAAGCGTAAAGCCCCTGCAAAAATAGATCAGGAAATTGCATTAAGCCCTCCATATTCTCGGCTCATAATTGGCTGCCATGACTGTGGGAAGAGCTTTTCGGAGGTGTCTGCCTTGCAAGAGCACATGGCATCCATGCACTCTGAAAATGGAGCTCTCCAGTCTATTGTACCCTGTGACGTGTCTGAAATGCCCACAGTTAGCCTGAGGCCAAATGAAATAATGCTCACAAATTCAGTCCACTCGAGCAGCTTCGAAATACACGTACCAACAGATTGGGATGTGGAGTCAGAGATGAGAGAAATTGGTTTAGGGGATGAACAAAGGAATGAGCACAGGCTTTCATTCCCTGCCCTCAGTCCTTCCCCgtcttttccaataacaataACCTTTGTTGAAGAAGGTAAACAGGATGACACTCCTAATCAAGAGCCTCCACTTGGACATAAAAAGGCAATTGGTAAAAATTCTTCCTGTCACGTTGAAACAAATGAAACTAAGGTAGGAGAACAGGAGAACATAGATGTACATTCACTTCCACCAGACTCCTTGTCTGGGCCACAGGAAAGCATGGCTCTTAAAGAGGCATTGCCATCTAATGTGAGTTTAGTCATGGTTGAGGACCAAAATTATGGAGATTCCCATGTATCAACTAAGTTATCCAGCCTCTCCCAAAGTAACTCTCACAAGGTCTCGGATCCACAGGCAGGGGAAGCGAGTCACAACACAGTCAGTCACAGTCCATCATTTATTCAGACCCAGCTGCCTACCACTTATAATGCTGGATCTCGCTTAACAGAGCAATCGGAGATTAAGCAAGAGGCAGACGAGATATCCATTCAGACGGTAACGAGCCGACCAAACACTTCTATGACGAGAGGTAAAAGAGGACGAGGAAGCAAGGGTCGGGGAAAGAGACAACTTGGAAAAAGACGTTCTGCTGAAAACAAGCGTACAGAAGAGATGGTGGCCAATGAAGAAGACTGTCAGGTTGTCTTTGAGTTGTATTCACTAACAGGTAACAGTGAGGAAAAGAATGAAGACGTACTCAAAGACAGAAAAGCCATTAATGCCGCTGCAACTTCCATGCACTCGGTCTTGAAGGAATCTTCCGAGGATCAGGAAGTATACGTGTTACCACAACCTGTTACCGCAAGTGCTTCGGAGATGATGACATCAGAAAATGGTTCCCTAACTCAGAAGTCTGGAGAAGATGAAAAGAACAGTAGTTTCTCAAGTAGCTTAAGGAAGGGGAGAATCTCTATACATCGCCAGATTGGAATGAGAGGACAG GGCAATCTACAGTCAGATAGTGGATTAACTTCTGCTGGTACCTCTACTGATGTGAAAATAGAAGCCAGTCCATCGGTTCTCACAGCCCAAGATGTCCAAGCTAATGATGGAGATTTTTTGCAAGGAGTCCAGATGATTTTGGTAAAAGCGGAGGATCAGCCAATTTCAAATGATCCCCACATTGTACAGGAAGCTCAACATATGCAAATTAATCACGATGCATGTCTag AAAAGCACCTGGACCATTCCACAATTGGAATTTCCTCTGGTTCCCCTACAGTGGGTCAGTCTACTGCCAAGCAGTGTATTTTCTACCCtgtaaaggaggaggagggggagatAGTGGAGCCTCAAGTTAATATCCAAGGGACCTCAAGTTCAGAAGTTTTGGAAGAGAGGACCGGACCAT GGGGTTCACCTGGATTAGAGGAGTGTGAGGTCAGGATAGGATGCCCACAAATGGAAGTGCACCCTAATTTATACTCCAGCACTGAAGAGG GCAATGTTGGTACGGAGCAACAGAGCACTGAAGACATTTTAGAATTCCTTTCCCAAACATCAGATATGGAGGATTTGGTTAGTGACCCTTCTGATCCGGAAGCTGAAACTCATATTATGTCTTGTTACAATGGTATCTATGCCAATGGAGCAGTGCAACAGTGTGAAATGTCCAGCACTGAGCAGCATGCAAAACCCTCTAA aAATACAGGCTGTCCTGAAGCAGATGACAAACAGGCAGGCAGTAAAGAGCATTGTGAACCCATTGACTACTTCATTCAGTATTTTAGTTGGAATATATGGAAAGATATTGCAACTTGCACAGGGCAAGTGTCAAAATTGCCAAAGCCTGTTACTGAAAAGGAGGTGGCCCAGTTTGTAGGAATCCACATTGCAATGGGAACCCTAAAG TTTCCAAGTATGAAGTTGTACTGGGATGATTTCACCCGAGTGCCATTGATTGCTGATGCCATGTCTGCAGCCATGTTTTCTGAACTTGCATCTAATCTAAGATTGGCCAGTCTTAAAGGGGATGGGCCAAACTGGAACGGACAGGATGCACATAAGGATCAGGATGCAAATAATTGCACAGAAATTTTGGTATCAAAGAAAGATCCCCTATGGAAAGTTCAGGCAATAGTGAACAGAGTTCGAGAAGGGTGTCAAGCACTTAAACGAAATGGAAACTGTGGAGTTGACCAGTATCTCCTTCCTTTTCAGAGACATCCAACACACTCATTACATCACACAGTAATGATAAATGCTTCCGGATTGGTCATGGACTTTAGCTTGCGTGTCAGTGACTGTAACAGAGAGAAAATTGTTGAGGAAATGGTTTCTCAAGAAAAAAGTGATGATCAAGGAATGGTATTTCTTTGCAAGCCAGAGCTATCAACACCTTCCATGTTAGAGCATCTCCTAGAGGCAGGAGTGCGCAGTGCTGGCAAGGTTGGTGGTGCTAGGGGGCAAATAGGTGATGAGTTTGTCACTTCTGATGGGAAACTAAAACTGTTCAGATGCCATCATGGCTTTATTTTGTCAGCAGTAACAAAAGACAAGTCCCGCTCGACATCGCTTGTAAGTGGTTTTGAGAAGGCAATCAAAGCTGCAAACCTGAACCGAGATTTGAGAAGCCTTTATCGCACACCATGCACAAGCCCATCACCCAGTGCCTGGCCACAATCTGTACTTTGGGACCTTATTGATCTGGCATTAGTTAATTCTTGGCTACAGTACAAGCAAGATCAAAACCATCTTTCAGAGCTACTATCACTTATGGCATTCCGATTAGAAGTTTCCAAAGCTTTAATTCAATCCAACAATATTGCTGTGCAAGACTCCTCACCACCCCCATATCTTCCACCACCAATACAGCCTGGATCAAATGCATCCACAGGACGTTCGGATGTCTTTGAGACCCCTTTACCTGATGCAGCCACACGATATGATGGTTTGGGCCACTGGCCAGAACAACTTTCCGAGGGTGAAGAGGCTAGGTGTAGATTTGGAGGTTGCGAGCAAATGTCTAGAGTACGTTGTCTCAAGTGCTGTGTTTTCCTCTGTATTTCTCGCAATCACAACTGCTTCCTGAAGTTTCACAGTCAAGGAACTACATGA